A portion of the Spirochaetota bacterium genome contains these proteins:
- a CDS encoding slipin family protein, whose amino-acid sequence MFQALPTLIILLVLLAVSAIKIIREYERAVVFRLGRLLQPPTGPKGPGLVIIIPFVDKMIRVSLRTVAMDVPPQDVITRDNVSVKVNAVIYFRVIEPNKAITEVEDYLYATSQLAQTTLRSILGMVELDDLLADRERINHELQKILDKQTDPWGIKVTAVEIKHVDLPQEMQRAMAKQAEAERERRAKVINAEGEYQAASKMVDAAKLMEPHPIALQLRYLQTLREVATEKNSTTLFPIPIDLVEPFLAGRKK is encoded by the coding sequence ATGTTTCAAGCATTACCTACATTGATTATACTGTTAGTTTTATTAGCTGTATCAGCAATTAAAATAATCAGGGAATATGAAAGGGCTGTAGTATTCCGATTAGGTCGTTTATTGCAACCACCAACAGGCCCCAAAGGTCCAGGCCTGGTCATTATCATTCCATTTGTAGATAAGATGATCAGGGTTAGCCTGCGAACAGTTGCCATGGATGTACCACCACAGGATGTAATCACCCGTGATAACGTTTCTGTAAAAGTAAATGCTGTTATTTATTTCCGGGTTATAGAACCCAATAAAGCAATTACCGAAGTTGAAGATTACCTGTATGCTACATCACAGCTGGCACAGACAACGTTACGAAGCATTTTAGGTATGGTTGAACTTGATGATCTGTTAGCTGACCGAGAACGAATCAATCATGAATTGCAAAAGATCCTTGATAAGCAAACTGACCCATGGGGTATTAAAGTGACAGCTGTTGAAATCAAGCATGTTGACCTGCCACAGGAAATGCAGCGAGCTATGGCAAAACAGGCAGAAGCAGAGCGAGAACGAAGAGCCAAGGTTATAAACGCCGAAGGGGAATACCAGGCAGCTTCAAAAATGGTAGATGCTGCAAAACTTATGGAACCACATCCTATTGCATTACAGCTTCGTTATTTGCAGACGCTGCGTGAAGTTGCTACTGAAAAAAATTCCACCACATTGTTCCCAATACCAATTGATTTGGTTGAACCATTTTTAGCAGGCCGTAAGAAATAA
- a CDS encoding nodulation protein NfeD — protein MKVRFLTTLLLIIAFSSTVFASNKYALIELNGSVNPVIADYIVNSIKKANQDNMQFVLMIMDTPGGLLNSMRDIIKAILDSEIPVIVYTYPKGAQAASAGGFIMIASHIAAMSPGTEIGAMHPVSPFLNFSPEQKQNGIMEKKVLNDTVAYAKSLAELRRRNITWVEKAVREAISSTNNEALRLGVIDVVANDINDLLEKIDGKKIKTKDIYVVLKTKNIQQQQYTMDWKEKILNYFADPQMVFFLFLIAVIGIGFELKNPGMIIPGIIGAIALFLFLLAVKVLPINFAGLTFIILAIILFILELKFTSYGLLTLGGIISFVIGAMILFDSPLPGGQIPLTSIITVLIVLLLFIFVVVRAVIKVHTQKAVTGIEGMIGEKGEATIDFAGKGTVEVHGELWTAISNEPVKKGDIVEVVKMEGMVLHVKRV, from the coding sequence ATGAAAGTCAGATTCTTAACAACACTATTGCTCATTATAGCTTTTTCCTCAACAGTTTTTGCTTCTAATAAATATGCATTGATTGAACTGAATGGTTCGGTAAATCCTGTCATTGCCGATTACATAGTCAATTCAATTAAAAAAGCCAATCAGGATAATATGCAATTTGTTCTGATGATTATGGATACCCCTGGCGGGCTACTTAATTCAATGCGTGACATTATCAAAGCTATACTTGATTCTGAAATTCCTGTCATTGTATATACCTATCCTAAAGGTGCTCAAGCTGCATCTGCTGGTGGATTTATTATGATAGCTTCTCATATAGCAGCAATGTCACCGGGTACTGAGATAGGTGCCATGCATCCAGTAAGCCCATTTTTAAATTTCAGCCCGGAACAAAAACAAAACGGCATAATGGAAAAGAAAGTTTTAAATGATACTGTTGCTTATGCAAAAAGTTTGGCTGAATTACGAAGACGCAATATTACATGGGTGGAAAAAGCAGTCCGTGAAGCCATATCCAGCACCAATAATGAAGCACTCCGATTGGGTGTTATAGATGTTGTAGCTAATGATATCAATGATCTTTTAGAAAAAATCGATGGTAAAAAGATTAAAACAAAAGATATATATGTGGTTTTAAAAACAAAAAATATTCAACAACAGCAGTATACAATGGACTGGAAGGAAAAGATTTTAAATTACTTTGCTGATCCGCAGATGGTGTTCTTTTTGTTTTTAATTGCAGTTATTGGCATTGGTTTTGAATTAAAGAATCCGGGTATGATAATTCCCGGTATCATTGGTGCTATTGCATTATTTTTATTTTTACTGGCAGTCAAAGTATTGCCAATAAATTTTGCTGGACTTACGTTTATCATTTTAGCTATAATATTGTTCATACTGGAATTAAAATTCACAAGCTATGGGTTGCTAACCTTGGGTGGTATAATTTCCTTTGTTATTGGGGCAATGATCTTATTTGATTCTCCTTTGCCAGGTGGACAGATACCATTAACTTCAATTATTACTGTTCTTATTGTTCTGTTACTTTTTATATTTGTTGTAGTCCGTGCTGTAATTAAAGTACACACACAAAAGGCTGTTACCGGTATTGAGGGTATGATTGGTGAAAAAGGTGAGGCCACAATCGATTTTGCTGGAAAGGGAACAGTAGAAGTTCATGGAGAACTGTGGACTGCTATATCAAATGAACCTGTGAAAAAAGGTGATATAGTTGAAGTAGTAAAAATGGAAGGCATGGTGTTGCATGTAAAGAGGGTATAG
- the mutS gene encoding DNA mismatch repair protein MutS — protein MGNDKELTPMMRQYLAIKQNYKDEILFFRLGDFYEMFFDDAKIASKVLDIALTSRQNDIPMCGVPYHAADSYIARLIKSGYRVAICEQMEPPSSSSIVKREVIRVITPGTVIESNLIASDENNYLGSVVIHNNTVCTGFVDVSTGDFFLSAADYNREFMATEISRFSPKEMLLYGSPQELTFLHDLLKQHDIALASINEWYYDVEYLSNIICDIYGLSNIKGLGLTHTAILTVGSLLHYLKDTHKSALVHLKYPKNVSRSEFMVLDHQTIHNLEILKSQDGSKLHSLFGVLNHTQTAMGKRTLERALLYPLLDAVALESRYDIISYLMGNINLLKEIHDALSHIHDLERLVSRFALKKYYNRDFIALQQSIEAANDVYILLQQHPDKLFNMLGTISDSLQELSLKIKNTIVENPPLSSEQGRVIKEGVNAELDRLYTLKTDARQWLLNYQEEEKKRLDIATLKVRYNKVIGYYIEVSKGQAAKVPQDYFRKQTLINAERYTTETLQKFETDVVQAHDSIIKIENEILETIVEGILFNKQQIQELAYNIGILDMFCSLALAAYQNNYVRPVLNNEGIIDIKAGRHPVVEKFYIKEPFVPNDIYLDTTDNVIAIITGPNMSGKSTYIRMAAVLQLMAQIGSFIPAQNANLCIVDRIFTRIGASDNIARGESTFLVEMNETAIILNNATDKSLIIMDEIGRGTSTYDGMSIAWAVVEYIANYIKAKTLFATHYHELTKINKKGVVNYTVMVKESISGVEFLHKVVPGAADKSYGIHVAKLAGIPKPVTIKANKILEKLEKSSRIDSLVKAPDNEEQLEIFQATHHRLAQALKDINIENLTPLEALNEIARLKRLIE, from the coding sequence ATGGGCAATGATAAAGAACTAACTCCCATGATGCGACAGTATCTTGCGATTAAGCAAAATTACAAAGATGAGATACTGTTTTTCAGGCTTGGCGATTTTTATGAGATGTTCTTTGATGATGCAAAGATTGCTTCCAAAGTTTTAGATATTGCTCTGACTTCACGGCAAAATGATATTCCCATGTGTGGTGTGCCATATCACGCTGCTGACAGCTACATTGCCCGACTTATCAAATCTGGATACCGTGTGGCAATTTGTGAACAGATGGAACCTCCATCGTCAAGTTCTATTGTAAAACGCGAAGTTATCCGCGTCATTACTCCAGGTACTGTCATTGAAAGCAACCTTATTGCATCAGATGAAAATAATTACTTAGGTTCAGTGGTCATTCATAACAATACGGTTTGTACTGGATTTGTTGATGTATCGACAGGCGATTTTTTTCTTTCAGCTGCAGATTATAATCGTGAATTCATGGCTACTGAAATTTCACGTTTTTCACCAAAAGAAATGCTGTTATACGGATCCCCGCAGGAACTCACATTTTTACATGACCTTTTAAAACAGCATGACATTGCTTTAGCATCTATTAATGAGTGGTATTATGATGTTGAATATCTTTCTAATATAATATGTGATATCTATGGATTAAGCAATATTAAGGGGTTGGGATTAACACATACAGCAATTCTTACTGTTGGTTCACTGCTTCACTATTTAAAGGATACTCACAAAAGTGCGCTGGTGCACCTGAAATATCCAAAGAATGTTAGCCGCAGTGAATTTATGGTTTTAGACCATCAAACTATCCATAATCTTGAAATCTTAAAAAGTCAGGATGGTTCAAAACTTCATTCGCTTTTTGGTGTGCTCAATCATACACAGACTGCAATGGGGAAACGGACGTTAGAACGAGCACTTCTGTATCCATTGCTTGACGCAGTTGCTCTTGAAAGCCGTTATGACATTATATCATATCTTATGGGTAATATTAATCTTTTAAAGGAAATCCATGATGCGTTATCGCATATTCATGATCTGGAGCGGCTTGTTTCTCGCTTTGCCTTGAAAAAATATTACAATAGGGATTTTATTGCTTTGCAGCAATCCATTGAAGCAGCCAATGATGTATATATATTATTGCAACAACATCCTGATAAGCTTTTTAATATGCTGGGCACTATCAGCGATTCTTTACAGGAACTATCGCTCAAAATTAAAAATACTATTGTTGAAAATCCACCGCTTTCTTCAGAACAGGGACGCGTGATTAAAGAAGGTGTCAATGCTGAACTTGATAGGCTATATACGTTAAAAACTGATGCACGACAATGGCTTCTCAATTATCAGGAAGAAGAAAAAAAGCGTTTAGATATTGCTACCTTAAAAGTACGGTATAACAAAGTTATTGGCTATTACATTGAAGTGAGCAAGGGTCAAGCTGCAAAGGTTCCACAGGATTATTTCAGGAAACAAACGTTAATTAATGCTGAGCGCTATACAACCGAAACACTGCAGAAGTTTGAAACAGATGTGGTGCAGGCACATGATTCAATAATCAAGATTGAAAATGAGATACTTGAGACAATTGTTGAGGGAATTCTATTTAATAAGCAACAGATTCAAGAATTAGCATATAATATTGGCATACTTGACATGTTTTGTTCATTGGCCCTGGCAGCATATCAAAACAACTACGTCAGGCCAGTGTTGAACAATGAAGGTATCATTGACATAAAGGCTGGAAGACACCCGGTAGTTGAAAAATTTTATATAAAAGAACCATTTGTGCCCAATGACATTTATCTGGATACTACAGACAACGTGATAGCAATTATTACCGGTCCCAATATGTCGGGGAAATCAACGTATATACGCATGGCTGCTGTACTTCAGCTTATGGCTCAGATTGGATCATTCATACCTGCCCAAAATGCTAATCTGTGTATTGTTGATAGAATCTTTACCCGTATTGGCGCAAGTGACAATATTGCACGCGGTGAATCGACATTTCTTGTTGAGATGAATGAAACTGCTATCATCTTAAACAATGCAACCGATAAAAGCTTAATTATAATGGATGAGATTGGACGTGGGACAAGTACCTATGATGGGATGTCAATAGCATGGGCAGTTGTTGAGTACATTGCCAATTATATCAAGGCAAAAACATTATTTGCTACTCACTATCATGAATTGACTAAAATAAATAAAAAAGGAGTTGTTAATTATACAGTGATGGTGAAGGAATCTATTAGTGGCGTAGAATTTTTGCATAAAGTTGTTCCTGGCGCAGCGGACAAATCGTATGGGATTCATGTGGCTAAATTGGCTGGTATTCCAAAGCCTGTAACTATAAAAGCAAACAAAATTCTGGAAAAACTTGAAAAATCTTCGCGGATTGATTCTTTAGTTAAAGCTCCTGATAATGAAGAACAACTTGAAATATTTCAGGCAACACATCATAGATTGGCACAAGCATTAAAAGATATAAACATTGAAAATTTAACACCGCTTGAAGCGCTCAATGAAATTGCACGCCTCAAGCGGCTTATTGAGTAA
- the miaB gene encoding tRNA (N6-isopentenyl adenosine(37)-C2)-methylthiotransferase MiaB → MKTLKTFTIVTFGCQMNKSDSELMEVSLAQEGFVKSTTYGDIIIFNTCAVRKHAEDRALAHIVEARNTYKNSIIIVAGCMAQRLSWELRSNYGVDLVVGPYHSPKIGSIIKSFIHNQGISEYTSQDVKDFASRIHPSLVAHKDELPWHKWVTISHGCENYCAYCIVPYVRGKLISFPSQQIIDYCKLLIDNGITEITLLGQNVNQYGQDSGDVPFYTLLENIAMLPGLYKLNFLTSHPKDFNIEILHVIQDNPVIARSIHLPLQSGSDTILQAMNRQYTMKHYYAIIEAIHKLLPMASISTDLIVGFPGETQKDFEDTIDAVRTIQFDEAFTYKYSPREGTKAFTLADSVSDIVKQERLDMLIQTVREISQKRLMNHIHTTTDMIVERISKKSENEVMGKTIYNHPVIIKGGKEDIGKKYTVTIVSLKGSTLYGERSA, encoded by the coding sequence ATGAAAACACTAAAAACATTTACCATAGTAACCTTTGGCTGTCAGATGAATAAAAGCGATTCTGAATTAATGGAAGTTTCACTGGCACAGGAAGGTTTTGTAAAAAGCACAACGTATGGAGATATCATCATATTCAACACCTGTGCAGTCCGCAAACATGCAGAGGACAGAGCCCTGGCTCATATTGTTGAAGCCCGTAATACCTATAAGAACTCCATCATTATTGTTGCCGGCTGCATGGCACAACGATTGAGCTGGGAATTGCGGAGTAATTACGGCGTAGATTTAGTTGTAGGTCCCTACCACTCACCTAAAATTGGTTCAATTATCAAAAGTTTCATCCATAATCAAGGTATTAGCGAGTACACATCACAGGATGTAAAGGATTTTGCATCACGAATTCATCCTTCACTGGTTGCTCATAAGGATGAATTGCCATGGCATAAGTGGGTTACCATATCCCATGGATGTGAAAATTATTGCGCATATTGCATTGTCCCTTATGTACGGGGCAAGCTTATATCCTTCCCTTCACAGCAGATTATTGATTACTGTAAACTGCTCATTGACAACGGAATAACTGAAATTACATTGTTAGGACAAAACGTAAACCAGTATGGTCAGGATTCAGGCGATGTACCATTTTATACACTGCTTGAAAACATTGCCATGTTGCCTGGATTATATAAATTAAACTTTTTAACTTCACACCCAAAAGATTTTAATATAGAAATACTTCATGTTATACAAGATAATCCTGTCATTGCTCGTAGCATACATCTTCCTTTGCAAAGTGGCTCGGATACCATACTACAGGCAATGAACCGCCAGTATACCATGAAACACTATTACGCAATAATAGAGGCAATACATAAGCTACTACCTATGGCTTCCATATCTACTGATCTTATTGTGGGCTTTCCTGGTGAAACACAAAAAGATTTTGAAGACACAATTGATGCTGTACGTACCATACAGTTTGATGAAGCGTTTACCTATAAGTATTCGCCGCGTGAAGGCACAAAAGCTTTCACACTAGCTGATTCAGTGTCTGATATAGTCAAGCAGGAAAGACTTGATATGTTAATACAAACTGTGCGTGAGATTTCCCAAAAACGATTGATGAATCACATACACACTACTACCGATATGATTGTAGAACGGATCAGTAAAAAATCGGAAAATGAAGTTATGGGTAAAACCATTTATAATCATCCTGTTATTATTAAAGGTGGGAAAGAAGATATTGGGAAAAAATACACAGTAACTATCGTATCATTAAAAGGTTCAACGCTCTATGGTGAGCGTAGCGCTTAA
- a CDS encoding HEAT repeat domain-containing protein: protein MKKIFFIFIILLASLSLLHAQELEKKNMDAVGDSSLKKSTEKNTPSVTTETAKDEKKDISNTSQENIKQSDEKKKDISQDKQIEAEKKKTEWIKKTIQYGIQDDRIEAIKSTLALKQPSQKNEIIKLLDELMPQETNPEVKRTAITVVSELKSSSSSSWIITSLNDTSEEVKIAAVYAIDTLKATEAIPQLESILKEQKFTENSNFTEALIRTLGKLKATQLKDFAIERIKDTKTTDNLRQLFILFLGDLEDIGSKDFLLGIVKDKDEDTTIRSYAAVALAKIGAKDTAGDLLEIIKEIDSYPVNKRKDYYSFSMYCTAALVKMGDSNAIPRLMEALRSNNPVVRLRAVELMKDLKDKRTIDILKYKMQYDPSPKVQKAAKEALKEMGENVDESK from the coding sequence ATGAAAAAAATATTTTTTATTTTTATCATTTTGCTTGCTTCACTATCGCTTTTGCATGCACAAGAATTAGAAAAGAAAAATATGGATGCGGTAGGCGATAGTTCCCTGAAAAAATCAACTGAAAAGAATACACCATCAGTAACTACAGAAACAGCTAAAGATGAAAAAAAAGATATTAGCAATACATCACAGGAAAATATAAAACAATCTGATGAAAAGAAAAAGGACATTTCACAGGATAAACAAATTGAAGCTGAAAAGAAAAAAACAGAATGGATTAAAAAAACAATTCAATATGGAATTCAGGATGACAGAATAGAAGCAATAAAATCAACATTAGCGTTAAAGCAACCTTCACAAAAAAATGAAATTATAAAACTATTGGATGAACTTATGCCTCAGGAAACAAATCCCGAAGTTAAACGCACCGCTATTACAGTTGTCAGCGAGCTTAAGAGCAGTTCATCATCGTCATGGATTATTACTTCGTTGAACGACACCTCAGAGGAAGTAAAAATTGCTGCTGTTTATGCAATTGACACATTAAAAGCTACAGAGGCAATACCTCAATTAGAAAGCATACTCAAGGAACAAAAATTTACTGAAAATTCCAATTTTACCGAAGCCCTTATACGGACATTAGGTAAATTAAAAGCTACTCAGCTTAAAGATTTTGCCATTGAACGTATTAAAGATACAAAAACAACAGATAATTTACGGCAATTGTTTATATTGTTTCTTGGTGATCTGGAAGATATCGGTTCAAAAGATTTTTTACTTGGAATTGTCAAAGACAAAGATGAAGATACAACCATACGTTCATATGCAGCTGTAGCACTGGCAAAAATTGGGGCAAAGGATACAGCAGGCGATCTGCTAGAAATAATAAAAGAGATAGATAGCTATCCTGTAAATAAAAGAAAAGATTATTATTCTTTTTCAATGTATTGTACTGCTGCACTGGTAAAAATGGGAGACAGCAATGCAATTCCCCGTTTGATGGAGGCTTTACGCAGTAATAATCCAGTTGTACGCCTGCGAGCAGTTGAGTTGATGAAAGATCTTAAAGACAAAAGAACTATTGACATTTTGAAATATAAAATGCAGTATGATCCAAGTCCCAAAGTACAGAAGGCAGCTAAAGAAGCATTAAAAGAAATGGGTGAAAATGTTGATGAATCAAAATAA